AGCATTCTGCACACAAGTAAGTCCAACGTGAAAGCtgcaagaaaagagagagagcaaatgaaacaaaactggCACTTGAGACAGCTGCTCTGGGAGACAGGCAAGGAGCAGTGTTTAAGTGTCCTCAGGAAAGCATCAAACTGGTGCTCTTGAACTCTGAGGGGAAGGCAAACATCTCCCTTGCTTGCTTGGTGGAGCTACAGTCTGAGGCAGTCAGCTTCCCACTACCTGCCCACACAATACATTTAATGGAGCCCTGGCCCAAGTCAGAGCGATGCAGGAAGTTCTGAGGGATCATCTCTGGCCAGAAGGGTCCTCATTTTTATCTTGCTCTTGGCACAGCAATGGCCTGCAAGGGCTGGGGGGGCTCTTGAGGGCTGtccacactgcctgctgctgtcttcagCCTTGGTCCTACCCTTCTGCTGAGCATAGGGCAGGTGGATCAGCTTAGGGAGGCTTGTCTGTGAAAGAGGCCAGCTCATGTTCCTTCTCTGGTCCCTTTCTCTGGCagaatctctctccttctcatttCAGTGTCCACACCTGCCCTCCACAAACACTTACCCTTTTGCAGTGCAGTATGATCTGCACTTTGAATTGTCCAGAGTCTGTACCAAGCAGCTTTAGCTTTGCCTGTGACAGTGACTGCTTTGGGGAGAATGGCTGTGGTCCCCTCTGGGCGGCATCTTGGAGGATGAGTGCTCTACTGGACCGAAACAGGCTTGAAAGCCTGCTAGGAATGTACTCTGCACCACTCTGATTTCTGTGCCCCATCCCAGGCctgtcaggagagcagagaggtcCTGCAGTACCCTGCCCAGCTTCACTGACTGGTGCTTTCTCATCAGTTCATTTCCTGCCTCCCCCAAGCCCAGGGGCTTCAGTGCCTCAATGCAGAGTTGTGAGTCCTGTCCTGCTCCGTGTGGTGAGTGCTGGAGCTCTTCAGGGATCACAGTCACATagtgcagcaggctggaagggaccctcagagatcatcttgttcaacccccccccagggcagcagagacatatccaactagaccaggctgcccagagccacatcaagtTTGTCCTTGAATGTCTGCACGGATGGGGCCTcgaccacctctttgggcaacctgttgcaggatttcgccaccctcattgtgcagaactccctcctgatgtccaacctaaacctccccagctccactttcaaaaccattgccctcatcctgtccccacaggcccttctgaacagcctctcctcagctctcctgtaggtccccttcagatatagaaatgctgctctaaggtcttgttggagccttctcttctccaggctgagcagccccaactcatccccatagcagaggttctccagcccagatcttcgtggcctcctctggacccattgcCGGTGGCTGATCCCTGTTGCTGATCTCTTTGCCTGGCGCCGGTTCTGGCCCAGCCGACCTCCCGTGAGCGCCGTTTGCAGCGCTGCGGCTCTGCCCGAGGCCCTCAGGCCGTGCTCGGTGCTGCCGTTCTGGAAGCAGGAACTTCTTTTCTCATCTGCCTTTGTCCCTCATTCCTGTGTTTACTTCTGTCCTTGTTCACGGCGCGATCCCGAGCTCCGAACCCAGGGGGGTGGCTGCTCttggccagcagcctgctgggctcACTTCggggtgggggcgggggggcTGCTGGAGGACTGCGTCCATCCAAGCTtgttcctctccctcctgccctcgCCCAGATGATGGTGCTGACTCCCGGCGCGACCTCGCCGCGGGCTTGGACTCCAAGGAGTACTGCTTGTCGGAGCGGGACATTGTGGAGGTGGTGAGGACAGAGTACGTTTACACCCGCCCGCCGCCGTGGTCAGACACCCTCCCCACCATCCACGTCGTCACGCCCACCTACAGCCGGccggtgcagaaggcagagctgactCGCCTGGCCAACACCCTGCTGCACGTCCCCAACCTGCACTGGATCCTGGTGGAGGACTCGCAGCGCCGCACGCCGCTCATCACCCGCCTGCTGCGGGACACGGGGCTCAACTACACCCACCTCAACGTGGAGACCCCCCGCAACTACAAGCTGAGGGGGGACATGAGGGACCCCCGCATCCCCCGGGGCACcatgcagaggaacctggcccTGAGGTGGCTGAGAGAGACCTTTAACAaaaacagcagccagcctggcatcGTTTACTTTGCCGACGACGACAACACCTACAGCCTGGAGCTCTTCGAGGAGGTAAGAGCCTGCTGAGCTGGGGGGTGActggctgcacacagcagactggtgcccagtgacaggacaggggaaactgggtggaagctgaggcatgagaggcttcacacagtcacagaaacatccaggttggaaaaggccctcaggatcaGCGAGTCCAAGCTATAAACAATGAATTAAAAGGCTTTGTAGAGCCAAAGGAAGGGGACAGAAGCTGTGTGCAAGAATCCTTTACCACTGTCAAACACCACAGCAATGCAATGTGCACATTGCTTCCACTATCAGAGGACAATAGAAATCAGCATTTTCTGggacctctttttttttccctcccctccatcttttttttcctttttctggctAAGTTCTTTCTCCAAGTTAACTTTTGCTCTTTTTCTGGGTAATTTACATCATTACAGCAGTAAAAATACTCTGATGCAAGGTTTAGAGCATACAGCAAAAaggttttctttattttttctctttagaTGTATCAGTGTGGGGGTTTTGCCTTCCAATTTGTACCCAAGGCTGCATTCCTACCTTGCTACACTAAAGGAATGTTACAAAAAACAAAGGTAATGCACAAGAAGGAGGTCCACAGCTTGcttgtgaggaggaatttttcccctgtgagggtgccagagcctggcacaggctgcccagaaggactgtggagtctccctctctggagatattcaaggcctgCCTAGATGTGTTCTGTtctatgtgatctgctctgggtgatcctgctctggcagaggttggattggaggagctttggaggtcccttcagcccctgacatgctgtggtgctgtgattagGGCTGGTGCTGTAAAAGATGCTGCATGGTGAGCTGAGGAGCTACTGTGTTTGTCCTCTCCTGAGCTCTCCATCAGGCTTGTTTGGTCTACTGGAGCTGTCCTGTGGTTTTCTCTGGGGTTTGGTTGCTGCTCTGCATTTCCCTGAGCCAGAGCACCCTGAGCCAGGCACTGGGAATCTCACTTGATCCTGTGACCACAGGCAGATAGTTTCTCTGTGAAGGAGGCTAATGAGGAGTTGCCTGCCCCCATGTGCAGCTTTCTCTAGTTGGAACTTCATCTGCTGTCTGACATGCCCAGCAAAAGAAACCTTGGCCACTCTCCTTCCATGTCCCACCTCAGAGGAGACTTCTGGCTGGCTCCTGAtccacctttccacctttctTCTCCACCACCCCTGTGTGCTGCACCTGTCTGCTAGTTCCTGTTCTTGTGTGAGGAGCCTCTGGagtttctctttcctccttacAGTTTGCATTTGTCTTTTCCTACCCCAGAGTCTCCACTGCTCACATTCTGTcgagagcctggcacctgctctgctcagagccccagctggGGTGGCAGTGTCCTGTCAGAGTCAGGACTGGATGGTGCCAGCACAGTACCTGCAGGACTGCTTGCTCAGAGAGCCTCTGTGCAGTTGTCTCTAGGTTGCTGCACACACAATGAGCATGAGTTTGTCAGGGCTTGCTTCTCCTGCCAGCAGTGTGGAGCCCCCGTGCAgtgtttggggggggaggttgtctgtctgccagcagccctgtgcagcactCCCCTCCAGTGGCCCTCCTGTCCTAGCACCAAGGCTGAGAGGGTGTCTCAGGCTGTTGGGGCTGAGATCTCAGCCTGGAAGTTTGTGGCTTCAGGAGCTGTGGTGGCAGGTGGAATTTCAGCATGTCCTGACAGGCTTGAGCAGGGGATGGCTCCCATGTGCTTCCCCACCTTATGTTTGTCCCACTCCTCAGGGGGCTCTCAATCAGCTCCTGAtcctctgcctgtctgcaggTTTGCAGTGGCCGTAGTGCCAGGTACCCTGTGCCTCACTGCTTGCTCTCTCGCTTCCCTGaggctgagctcctgcagcaagGGATAAACCAGGAGGATGATTCCTTCCCCATCAGCTGCCAGTTTTCCTGCCAGGGATTTTCTGTTGATTTGCTCCATAAGTCCCCCCTTTCCCTTCACTGATGGTTCTCACTTGAGCTTGGATAAGCACAGAAGCTTCTGAATCTGCAAGCAAACCCAGACTGCATTCCACAGCCCCCTCCGAGGCTGGCTCTGGCAGCATCTTGAGGCAGACACTGCACATGAATAAAGCAGGAAGGTTTCCTCGGCTCACAGAGGCTTCTCCCCTCCGAGATGCAGCTGCAGTTAAGGTCGGACGGAGCCACTGAGCTGTGTCGTGCAACGCAGGAGACTGCCGCTATTGCTCCCCGTGGACAGCGACTGCCGTTAGCCTCTGGATAATGCAGAAGGGCATCTGCCAGAGCTCTTCTGCTCTCGTTTGCAGTAATTAGCAGTGATGAGATTAGCTCTGGGAGATCCCTGATCTGCCTGAACGAGAGGCTAAGCCTGCCAGCCGAGCAGAACAGGGCGCTGGGGGCCAGGCGGGCAGAGTGGCATTCGGAGCATCTGCCTTGGCAAGTGTGGGCATCTCAAGTGTCCCCTGGTGGCTCCCATCCGTTGCTGTTgactgcagggagcagaagcaTCCAGCGTGGTTCTGCCGggtagcaggagcagctccaaagCTCTGTCCTGCCTTTTGGGAGAGTCTGCATCTTGGCTATCCCTGAGGCTGTGAGCTACAGCTGCAGTGCCTCCCTCTGTGGATGCTTTGAGCCTTTCCACAGCTCAAGTGGGCAGCTCAAGCTCCCTGGCTTGCAGAGAAAGCTTtccagggagatggtgcagtcctcatccctagagatgttcaagaaatgtgtgggcatggcactttcagacatggtttagtggccatggtggtgttgagttgattggttggactggatgatcttagaggccttttccaagccaaacagttctgtgtttctgaaagCCCCTCCCTTCCTatttaggccattcctgctgctgggcatggcTCTGGACAGGGTGTCCTCCACTCTGTCCTGACTTCCCCAGCTGCCCGTGCAGAGGGCTGGTGCCCCACAGCTCTAAAGACTCCTCAGCCCCAGTTGTGTCTACCAATGGCTGTGCTGTTTTCAGTGCTGAGCACCCCCTTGGCTCCCAGGTTGTCCATTACTGTTGCTAGTGTTAGCTGCCACTTTCCACAGCACTTTGCTTCTCCAGCTCCAAGATGTCCACCCTTGTACAGGTGagttctgagctctgcagcttcctccAAGCCTGGGAagctgcactagattatggtcctactctggcaggggaggttggactcaatgatctctggaggccccttccaacctctaacatcctgtcatGCTGTGAAGCTAGTCCAGGCTCTTGGCTCTAGGGTTTGTGCTCAAGTTCAGGGGCATTACAGAATCAAAAttacccaggttggaagggccctctaaAGGTCACCTAATCCAGCCCCCccatgcagtgagcagggacatcctcagctaggtCAGGACATCCTCTGCTGGGTCAGGACATCCTCAGCTGGATCAGGGCATCCTCAGCTAGGTCAGGACATCCTCTGCTGGGTCAGGGCATCCTCTGCTGGGTCAGGGCATCCTCTGCTGGGTCAGGGCATCTTCTGCTGGATCACctcctgcagggcagtgtgcaaggtgaagctctgctggggagctgggtgGTGTGTCCAAAGCCACCAGCCCCCCGCCGTGTCCCACCACCGTCACCTCCTCTCCCCTCGCCTCCAGATGCGCAGCACCAGGAAGGTGTCGGTGTGGCCAGTGGCCTTCGTCGGGGGCTTGCGCTATGAGTCGCCCAAGGTGAACACTGCAGGGAAGGTCTATGGCTGGAAGACTGTGTTCGACCCGCACCGCCCCTTTGCCATCGACATGGCAGGCTTCGCCGTCAACCTCCGGCTGATCCTGCAGCGCCCCCAGGCCTACTTCAAGCTGCGAGGAGTCAAGGGAGGCtaccaggagagcagcctgctgcgggAGCTCGTCACCTTGAGCGACCTCGAGCCGAAGGCTGCCAACTGCACCAAGGTATGGTCCCTTCGCCTGCCAACTGCACTAAGGCGTGGTCCCTTCGCCTGCCTGCACTAAGGTGTGGTCCCTTCGCCTGCCTGCACTAAGGTGTGGTCTCCCCATCCGCTTGCACGAACCCGTGGAGCCCTGGTGCAcagaaagtatcacagtatcacagtatcatcaaggttggaagagacctcatagatcatcaagtccaaccctttaccacagagctcaaggctagagcatggcaccaagttctccacgggacagcaatgtgcccttgtggggtgcattaagaagagtgtggccagcaagtctagggaggttctcctcctcctctgcactgcccagttttgggatccccaattccagagagacaggggtctgctggagagagtccaatggaggctatgaggatgatgaagggtcttgaacatctctgctatgaacaaagactgagagccctggggctggttagcctggggaagagagggctgagaggggatctgaccaAGGTCTATacatacctgaggggtgggtgttaagatgatggagccaggctcttttcagtggtatgACAGGGAAGAAAGGGTATAAACTGGAACCcatcaacgtgaggagaaacttcctgtgagggtgctacagccctggagcaggctgcccagaatggttgtggagtcttcttctctggagattttccagacccacctggatgtgtccctgtgtgccctgccctgggtgaccctgctgtggcagcaggttggactggatcatttccaggtcacttccaacccttaacactctgtgattctgtgtggtcTCTTCAGCACCCTGGGGTTGTAAGGGCTCCACCACTCAGTCACTTGTCCTCTTCAgtcagaggctgtggaatcaGTACTTGCCTTCTCCCTTTTCACATCTCTGCAATATCACTCAGGTTATCCACAGTAACCTGGATCTTTCTGTGCCAGAGGTTTTTCATGCCTGGGGTATAGGTCCCAACTCAGTATTAAAAAAGCTTCCAGGAAGCTTAATTTGGGGAGGAATTTTACTGCTGTCAAATGGCTGCTAATTGACTGTGCACATTGCCTAGGAGCCAGCAGGCCACGGGGCAGGGCCTCTGTGTGCTAAACAACACAGAGATGCAGAGCATGGTGGTGGCTCTTGCCCTAAAGACTGCCCAGtgtgagagcagaggcagatgaATGCCTCCCTGGAATGACAGGGCAGAGTGTGAGATCCAGTGAGACAAAGCTGATCAGTGTGGCAGGCATCactcagggcacagcagcagctggggtgctggcagcagcttctgGAAGCTTTGGGAGTAGCTGCACTGAGCacctcaggtgcagaaagagacctgatGAGGTTCCAAACCTGTCTGTATCCAGCACctgaaagcagctgcaggagagctggggagggacttttgacaagggacTGGAGTGAGAGGGTAAGGGAcaaaggctttgagctgggagaggagagactgagac
This sequence is a window from Pogoniulus pusillus isolate bPogPus1 chromosome 38, bPogPus1.pri, whole genome shotgun sequence. Protein-coding genes within it:
- the B3GAT1 gene encoding galactosylgalactosylxylosylprotein 3-beta-glucuronosyltransferase 1 isoform X2, encoding MPKRRDILAIVLIVLPWTLLITVWHQSTIAPLLAVHKDDGADSRRDLAAGLDSKEYCLSERDIVEVVRTEYVYTRPPPWSDTLPTIHVVTPTYSRPVQKAELTRLANTLLHVPNLHWILVEDSQRRTPLITRLLRDTGLNYTHLNVETPRNYKLRGDMRDPRIPRGTMQRNLALRWLRETFNKNSSQPGIVYFADDDNTYSLELFEEMRSTRKVSVWPVAFVGGLRYESPKVNTAGKVYGWKTVFDPHRPFAIDMAGFAVNLRLILQRPQAYFKLRGVKGGYQESSLLRELVTLSDLEPKAANCTKILVWHTRTEKPVLVNEGKKGFTDPNVEI
- the B3GAT1 gene encoding galactosylgalactosylxylosylprotein 3-beta-glucuronosyltransferase 1 isoform X1, producing MGNEELWAQSVLEMPKRRDILAIVLIVLPWTLLITVWHQSTIAPLLAVHKDDGADSRRDLAAGLDSKEYCLSERDIVEVVRTEYVYTRPPPWSDTLPTIHVVTPTYSRPVQKAELTRLANTLLHVPNLHWILVEDSQRRTPLITRLLRDTGLNYTHLNVETPRNYKLRGDMRDPRIPRGTMQRNLALRWLRETFNKNSSQPGIVYFADDDNTYSLELFEEMRSTRKVSVWPVAFVGGLRYESPKVNTAGKVYGWKTVFDPHRPFAIDMAGFAVNLRLILQRPQAYFKLRGVKGGYQESSLLRELVTLSDLEPKAANCTKILVWHTRTEKPVLVNEGKKGFTDPNVEI